Genomic segment of Coregonus clupeaformis isolate EN_2021a chromosome 34, ASM2061545v1, whole genome shotgun sequence:
aagctctcgaccagctccactgcagccccgtcgatgtggatgtgggcgtgctcgccccccccccccgtttcctgtagtccacgatcagctccttggtcttgcgttgagggagaggttgttgtcccggcaccacactgccaggtcactgacctcctccctgtaggctgactcattgtcgccggtgatcaggcctactaccattgtgtcgtcagcgaacttgataatggtgttggagtcgtgcgtggccacgcagtcatgggtgaacagggagtacaggaggagactaagtacacacccctgtggggcccccgtggtGGAGGTGATGTTCAGTTGTTTATAGGCTTGTACAGTTCGTTAAGTGCCAGCTTGTTGTTtttcttgtcctgaggtggaatgtatacaACAGTCAAGATAACAACTGAAAACTCCCTCTGGAGGTAGAAGGGTCtgcatttgaccatcaggtatttGACCATCAGTTAGCACACCAGTTAATGTAGAGGCAAACCCCTACCCCACTCGATTTCCCcgactccactgtcctgtccgCCCTGTGAATAGAGAATCCATCAagttggatagccatgggggGTATCTTGTCCGAGAGCCATGTTTCTGAAAAGCAAAGAATATTGCAGTTTCGAGAGTCAttttgagagagatagcaggagagttggctagagacggcacgctcaagagttttggagagaaaagaaagaagggatactggtctgtagtagttgacatcggagggatcgagtgtaggttttttgaggaggggtgcaactctcgctctcttgaagacggaagggacatagccagcggtcaaggatgagttgatgagcgaggtgaggtaagggagaaggtctccggaaatggtctggagaagagaggaggggatagggtcaagcgggcaggttgttgggcggccggccgtcacaagtcgcaatatttcatctggagagaggggagaaagaagtcaaagcatagggtagggcagtgtgagcaggaccagcggtgtcatttgacttaataaatgaggatcggatgtcgtcaaacttcttttcaaaatggttgacgaagtcatccacagagagggagggggaggaggattaagcagggaggagaaggtggcaaagagcttcctagggttagaggcagatgcttgaaatttagagtggtagaaagtggctttagcagcagaaacagaggaagaaaatgtagtaggagggagtgaaaagatgacaggtccgcagggagtctagttttcctccattttcgctcggctgcccggagccctgttctgtgagctcgcaatgagtcgtcaagccacggagcaggaggggaggaccgagccggccaggaggataggggacatagagagtcaaaagatgcagaaagggaggagaggagggttgaggaggcagaatcaggagatcggagggagaaggattgagcagagggaagagatgataggatggaagaggaaagagtagcgggagagagagagcgaaggttgcgacggcgcattaccatctgagtaggggcagagtgagtagtgttggaggagagcgagagagaaaaggatacaaagtagtggtcggagacatggagggcagttgcagtgagattagtagaagaacagcatctagtaaagatgaggtcaagcgtattgcctgccttgtgagtaggggggggacggtgagagggtgaggtcaaaagaggaaaggagtggaaagaaggaggcagagagaaatgagtcaaaggcagacgtagggaggttaaagtcacccagaactgtgaggggtgagccatcttcAGGAAAGGatcttatcaaggcatcaagctcattgatgaactctccaagggaacctggagggcgataaatgataaggatgttaagcttgaatgggctagtgactgtgacagcatggaattcaaatgaggagatagacagatgggtcaggggaaaaagagagaatgtccacttgggagagatgaggattcctgtgccaccgccgcgctgaccagatgctctcggggtatgcgagaacacatgatcagacgaggaaagagcagtaggagtagcagtgttttctgtggtaatccatgtttccgtccgcgccaagaagtcgagggactggagggtagcataggctgagatgaactctgccttgttggccgcagaatggcagttccagaggctgccggagacctggaactccacatgggtcgtgcgcgcagggaccaccagattagagtgacAGCAGcaacgcggtgtgaagcgtttgtatggcctgtacagagaggagagaacagggatagacagacacatagttgacaggctacagaaaaggctacaataatgcaaaagagatcggaataaaatgaactaaacatcttgggaagcgagagagcggggtctccctcacttacctttcgctgaaacactcaaatataactctaccaaattccactttagaaattataattgttgtaaactacagcggttcaatgttttctaggaatagactctaacttagcttattcagctagctaacttggtacagtattcttccgtgaaaaccgcccagggcaccgtatcctatgacgccatagctaactagcatgatagcatccaataacacatggtttagcaccaataattgatcacaacaaactaccaatagtgtgttaacacactaaacagatcattcgtgtccgtgtctagttcctttcataacgcagaattagttaaacgttggctagctagcacaaagtcagtcatgctagctacacaagtggactacacatctcgaatgttcagaaagtgaagcttacgttgcaaaataaattctcattgactaaaatgatatggtatttagttgctacagtactgctagctggtagtgttggctagctagcaatggctgcggtgttgactttgtttgaaaaacggcgtcgctgcgcacgaatgtagctggctagctaacctcgatagtttctctattctacacctttatctttgatacaaagacaactatgtagctagccaacattacactaatcaaatcgttccattgtaatgtaatgtgtgtcatattacctgcggagcgaagtacagcatgactactcactccaacttaaatgcggtggttggcgctttcagttttgcgcgaatgctgccatctatccacggtttctggttagggtaggttttaatagtcacagttggcacaacatcacctatacacttcctgataaactcagtcaccgtttcagtgtgtTAGTCTAAATTATTTtggcaagctacccggaacatatcccagtccgcgtgatcaaaacaatcttgaagtgggATTCCGATTGGTatgaccagcgttgaatagtccttaccacgggtacttcctgtttgagttcctgcctataggaagggaggagccaAATGGAACTCCATCTCCAACCCCCACAgaaaggcaaaagtgataactaagtggctcggggaacaaaacatcaacattttgctAGCTGTGACTTAGGCATTCAGATAGCTAGCTGTGACTTAGGCATTCAGATAGCTAGCTGTGACTTAGGCATTCAGATAGCTAGCTGAAAATGCTACATTTTCACAATCAGTTGATACTCTAAatatgtgtacagtcgtggtgaaaagttttgagaatgacacaaatattaatttttacaaagtctgctgcctcagttatgatggcaatttgcatatacttcaGAATGTtacgaagagtgatcagattaattgcaattaatcttaagagtccctctttgccatgaaaatgaacttaatcccccaaaaaacatttccactgcatttcagccctgccacaaaaggaccctTTGCCATCatatcagtgattctctcgttaacacaggtgagagtgttgacgaggacaaggctggagatcactctgtcatgctgattgagttagaataacagactggaagctttaaaaggagggtggtgcttgaaattattgttcttcctctgttaaccatggttacctgcaaggaaacacgtgccgccatcattgctttgcacaaaaagggctttacaggcaaggatattgctgctagtaagattgcacctaaatcaaccatttatcagatcatcaagaacttcaaggagagaggttcaattgttgtgaagaaggcgtcagggtgcccaagaaattccagcaagcgccaggaccgtctcctgaagttgattcagctgcgggatcggggcaccaccagtgcagagattgctaaggaatggcagcaggcaggtgtgagtgcatctgcatgcacagtgaggctaATATTTTTGGAGGaaggcctggtgtcaagaagggcagcaaagaagccacttctctccaggaaaaacatcagggacagactgatattctgcaaaaggtacagggattggacagctgagaactggggtaaagtcattttctctgatgaatcccctttccgattgtttggggcatccggaaaacaccttgtccagagaagacaaggtgagcgctaccatcagtcctgtgtcatgccaacagtaaagcatcctgagaccattcatgtgtggggttgcttctcagccaagggagtgggctcactcacaattttgcctaagaacacagccatgaataaagaatggtaccaacacatgctccgagagcaacttctcccaaccatccaagaacagtttggtgacgaccaatgccttttccagcatgatggagcaccttgccataaggcaaaggtGAAGTTGTCAAGTTTGCTGGATGCcctttgggtgttggaccattcttgatacacacaggaaactgttgagcgtgaaaaacccagcagcattgcagttcttgacacaaaccggtgcacctggcacctactaccataccccgttcaaaggcacttcaatattttgtcttgcccattcaccctctgaatggcacacacaatccatgtctcaattgtctcaaggcttaaaaatccttctttaacctgtctcctgccctcatctacactgaagtggatttaacaagtgacatcaataagggatcatatctttcacctggattcacctggtcagtctgtcatggaaagaacaggtgtccttaatgttttgtacactgactATCTATGTCACTAGGTCACGCTTGCACTAAGAACACATCCTTTATCAACAGGATCATTTGTTGGCATTGGGAAATGACTCGAAATTAACACTTCATTAAAATACCTTTTTGTTTTACGTTGTTTCACTTTAAAGGCAGTATCTATGAGTGGTGATGGCCCCTAGTGATGGCCCCTAGTGATGGCCCCTAGTGATGGCCCCTAGTGATGGCCCCTAGTGATGGCCCCTAGTGATGGCCCCTAGTGATGGCCCCTAGTGATGGCCCCTAGTGATGGCCCCAGACATTACATGTATCCATCACAGTGCCATTCTATACTGTTGGATAGTTCTAGATCATTGTAAATACCATATGTAGGTCATATGGACTTCATCCACAAGGATTCAGATTATTTTGGAGCAGTATAGGACTGAGTCCAACACATCTCTCCCGTTCTTCCCCAACCAGCTTTCCGGACTTCCAAAGACAAGGTCTCATGCACCCTCCCATATAACATTATTGTCTTCCTCCACAACCACCGCTCTGAGACGCAGGGCTGTTGTCCTCCTTCCACAACAGCCTTTAGCAGGGACACGACTGTCAGAAAATCAAGGCTGTTTTCCTTGCTTCTTGAAGActagaactagctagctagctggtaaaTGAGGCTTTTCCCCAAAGCCCATTGGCAAGACCGCTAATACATCCTCCCCTCGCACAAAGGCTCAATGCTTCTAGTTGCTCCTATTTTTATCCCTAAATTGGTGGTTACTATGTGGCAGTGTCAGTGTCGTCGGAGTATCTCCTTTTCAGAAAACTCCATTACTGAGTTTTTCTCCCTTCAGTTTTAGTTAGCTagactagctagccagctagccttCATTTTTAGTTAGCTagactagctagccagctagcctaACTTTAGCTTGGCTTGTTTACCTCTCTAATGGGGACGTAGCAAATTGACGAGGAAGCGTGGGGGGCGTTGCGCATGCAAATACTGTATGAGAACCAATCAAAAAGTTGCTCAAAAAGTAAGCCAGGCTAATTAaaatgtaccagaggccaccaaaatagagcttGTTCAGCCTGGCTGGTTACTTTTTCTATTTGGCTAGCTATTCTATGTACTGAGGGAAAACACTGGCATATAggatttattattatattaccgATGATCACACACAGGTTTCACAATGTCCCTTTTATAAGAGCTCATGTTGCATCTCTCCTAACAGATCATAATATAACTGTCTGAATACCCTCTCAGTAACCATAACAACCTTTCCTGGTGTTTCCCAACAGGCATTGGGAAGGTGAAACGGAAAACGGGGACGCGTGACGCTGCCTCCAACGCCGATGGCGACATGTACTCCGACAACGGCGAGCGCCTGTACGACCTCAACCTGCCGGCGCTCGTCAAGTTCAGCTACACCGCCGAGCGGGAGGACGAGCTCTCATTGGTCAAGGGCACCCGCGTCATCGTCATGGAGAAGTGTAGCGATGGCTGGTGGCGTGGGGGGTACCAGGGGTGTTCCGGGTGGTTCCCCTCCAACTACGTGACGGAGGACGCAGATGGGACAGCTGGGGGAGGAGGTTTGGGGGATCCGGCAGGGTCGCTGACGGAAAAGCTAGCTGCAGTGGTTCACAGTGCGTCTAACGGGAACCGGGTACTCCACACGGTGCAGGCGCTGTACCCCTTCAGCTCGGGGAACGACGAGGAGCTGAACTTTGAGAAGGGAGAGGTGATGGAGGTGGTAGAGAAACCAGACAACGACCCTGAGTGGTGGAAGTGTCGTAAAGCAGACGGACAGCTGGGACTAGTGCCTAAGAATTACGTCACTGTGCTGCCTCCCCAGCAGGAATCCACTACCCAGAATGCCTCACTGGGCCCCGCGGGGCCGCCCACGCCTGACTGTGACTACATCTCTCCAGCCACGGTGGGGCGGTTTGCAGGGAAGCAGTGGTACTATGGCAAGGTGACTCGTCATCAGGCAGAGGTGGCTCTcaaccagagaggagaggagggagacttCCTCATCAGAGACTCTGAGTCATCGGTGAGTCCTCACCTCTGTAGCTATCTATAACTCCATCTATAGAGCTTTACAGCCATGTATAGAGCTATACAGCCATCTATAGAGCTATACAGCCATCTATAGAGCTATACAGCCATCTATAGAGCTATACAGCCATCTATAGAGCTATACAGCCATCTATAGAGCTATACAGCCATCTATAGAGCTATACAGCCATCTATAGAGCTATACAGCCATCTATAGAGCTATACAGCCATCTATAGATCTATAACTCCATCTATAGAGCTATAACTCCATCTATAGAGCTATACAGCCATCTATAGAGCTATACAGCCATCTATAGAGCTATAACTCCATCTATAGAGCTATACAGCCATCTATAGAGCTATACAGCCGTCTATAGAGCTATACAGCCATCTATAGAGCTATAACTCCATCTATAGAGCTATACAGCCATCTATAGAGCTATACAGCCATCTATAGAGCTATACAGCCATCTATAGAGCTATACAGCCATCTATAGAGCTATACAGCCATCTATAGAGCTATACAGCCATCTATAGAGCTATACAGCCATCTATAGAGCTATACAGCCATCTATAGAGCTATACAGCCATCTATAGAGCTATACAGCCATCTATAGATCTATAACTCCATCTATAGAGCTATAACTCCATCTATAGAGCTATACAGCCATCTATAGAGCTATACAGCCATCTATAGAGCTATACAGCCATCTATAGAGCTATAACTCCATCTATAGAGCTATACAGCCATCTATAGAGCTATACAGCCGTCTATAGAGCTATACAGCCATCTATAGAGCTATAACTCCATCTATAGAGCTATACAGCCATCTATAAAGCTATACAGCCATCTATAGAGCTATACAGCCATCTATAGAGCTATAACTCAATCTATAGAGCTATACAGCCATCTATAGAGCTATACAGCCATCTATAGAGCTATACAGCCATCTATAGAGCTATACAGCCATCTATAGAGCTATAACTCCATCTATAGAGCTATAACTCCATCTATAGAGCTATACAGCCATCTATAGAGCTATACAGCCATCTATAGAGCTATACAGCCATCTATAGAGATATACAGCCATCTATAGAGCTATAACTCCATCTATAGAGCTATAACTCCATCTATAGAGCTATACAGCCATCTATAGAGCTATACAGCCATCTATAGAGCTATACAGCCATCTATAGAGCTATACAGCCATCTATAGAGCTATACAGCCATCTATAGAGCTATACCGCCATCTATAGAGCTATACAGCCATCTATAGAGCTATACAGCCATCTATAGAGCTATAACTCCATCTATAGAGCTATACAGCCATCTATAGAGCTATACAGCCATCTATAGAGCTATACAGCCATCTATAGAGCTATACAGCCATCTATAGAGCTATACAGCCATCTATAGAGCTATACCGCCATCTATAGAGCTATACAGCCATCTATAGAGCTATACAGCCATCTATAGAGCTATACAGCCATCTATAGAGCTATACAGCCATCTATAGAGCTATACAGCCATCTATAGAGCTATACAGCCATCTATAGAGCTATACAGCCATCTATAGAGCTATACAGCCATCTATAGAGCTATACAGCCATCATACAGCCATCTATAGAGCTATACAGCCATCTATAGAGCTATAACTCATCTATAGAGCTATACAGCCATCTATAGAGCTATACAGCCATCTATAGAGCTATACAGCTCACCTATAGAGCTATACAGCCATCTATAGAGCTATACAGCCATCTATAGAGCTATACAGCCATCTATAGAGCTATACAGCCATCTATAGAGCTATAACTCCATCTATAGAGCTATACAGCCATCTATAGAGCTATACAGCCATCTATAGAGCTATACAGCCATCTATAGAGCTATACAGCCATCTATAGAGCTATACAGCCATCTATAGAGCTATACAGCCATCTATAGAGCTATAACTCCATCTATAGAGCTATACAGCCATCTATAGAGCTATACAGCCATCTATAGAGCTATACAGCCATCTATAGAGCTATACAGCCATCTATAGAGCTATACAGCCATCTATAGAGCTATAACTCCATCTATAGAGCTATACAGCCATCTATAGAGCTATACAGCCATCTATAGAGCTATACAGCCATCTATAGAGCTATACAGCCATCTATAGAGCTATACAGCCATCTATAGAGCTATACAGCCATCTATAGAGCTATACAGCCATCTATAGAGCTATAACTCCATCTATAGAGCTATACAGCCATCTATAGAGCTATACAGCCATCTATAGAGCTATACAGCCATCTATAGAGCTATACAGCCATCTATAGAGCTATACAGCCATCTATAGAGCTATACAGCCATCTATAGAGCTATACAGCCATCTATAGAGCTATACAGCCATCTATAGCTCAGTGTTTTAGATGTCTATAAGTTAGAGACTCACTCATCTAGAAGTTCTAGAATAAACTATAGCTTATCTATACCATCTATTTATCTCAACATCTTTATGGCTACAGTTACGTTACAGTCACAAGGAGTCATCTACTCTGTCATGAGCCTAATAGTTCAGAAAAAGCTTGTCTGCATTGTGTTGGCCTGAGGAGGTTGGTAGGATGTACCTTTTGCTGTAGAACTGCCTGGAGGCATGGCTTTAGATGCAGCAGTTTTAGAGGGTGGAGGTGTTAGTGGTGATATAAAGGCTGTAGGCTCAGCCTCTCAGACCTGGGGATTGATTTCACATTAACAACTGGTCAACATCTCAGCTGGGGCCTGTGTTTTCACTCtgctcagtatctctctctctctgtctcccccccctccctctctctctctctcttgctcgctctctgtctccccccttccttctctctctctctttcgccctctctctcccccctcccttctctctctctctctctctctccctcccttctctctctctctctctctctctctcccctcccttctctctctctctctctctctctctcccccctcccttctctctctctctttctctctctctctcccccctcccttctctctttcgctctctctctctctccccctccctctctctctctctctctctctctctctcccccctcccttctctctctctctctctctctctctctctctcccttctctctcttctctctctctctctccccctccctctctctctctctctctctctctctctctctctctctctctctctccctctctccccctccctctctctctctctctctctctctccccccctcccttctctctctcttctctctctctctccttctctctctccctctctctctctctctctctctctctctctctctctctctctctctctctctctctctctctctctctctctctctctctctctctctctctctctctctctctctctctctctctctctctctctctctctctctctctctctctctctctctctctctctctctctctctctctctctctctctctctctctctctctctctctctctctctctctctctctctctctctctctctctctctctctctctctctctctctctctctctctctctctctctccccctcttcccctccttccctccctctagcCCAATgatttctccatctctctgaaGGCCCAGGGGAAGAACAAGCATTTCAAGGTTCAGCTGAAGGATGGTCTGTACTGCATTGGCCAGAGGAAGTTCAGTACCCTGGAGGACTTGGTGGAACACTACAAGAAGGCTCCCATCTTCACCAGCGAGCAGGGAGACAAGCTCTACCTGGTGAAAGCCCTGGCCGCCTCTtgatcacacacactcacacacactcacacacacacacactcacacagacagacaaacgtgTGCAGTACACAGACTTTTACACATCACCAGGACAGAGCCGTGATCATCATGAGGATGacggatgggaggggagagggagaaaaatgACTGTGAATCATCCTATCAGATCATGTGTTTGGTTCTTCTAGGTTATAATGCCATCTACTAGATATAGGCTACATTTAGGGGTTTTGTTTttgttaataatatatatatatatattcttttaagtttctttaaaaaaatgtttgatGTTTTGAACTCTACCCAACAACAAGGATCCGTAGAGATGAGTCGGTTTGGATGTTGGCTTGGATCCAGAATAGCGACACATTTCAAACGACTTGTTGTATCGTTGTCTGTCTTAACTCTTTCAACATCGTACAACAACTGATATGTTGTGGACAATAATCTACAGTTCTTCTAATTGCTCAACCTGAATAAAAATGATTAAGTGACCAAAGTATATTTATTGGTAGGGTTTCATTTCACCCATCATAGttattatacactatatatacaaaagtatgtggacaccccttcagatTAGTGAATCcggctgtttcagccacacccgttgctgacaggtgtattaaatcgagcacacagccatgcgatctccatagacaaacattggcagtagaatgaccttatagaagagctcagtgactttcaatggcaccgtcataggatgccacctttccaacaacgcagttcgtcaaatgtctgccctgctagagcttccccggtgaactgtaagtgctgttattgtgaagtggaaacgtctaggagcaacaacggctcagccgcaaaatggtaggccacacaagctcacaggacGGGACAGCCAAGTGCTGAAAAtcgtctgtcttcggttgcaacactcactaccgacttccaaactgcctctggaagcaacatcagcacaataactgttcgtcgggagcttcatgaaatgggtttccatggccgagcagccgcacacaagcctaagattcaATAatgatggtctggggctgtttttcatggttcgggctaggccccttagttccagtgaagggaaatcttaacgctacagcatacaatgacattctagacgattctgtgcttccaactttgtggcaacagtttggggaaggccctttcttgtttcagcatgacaatgcccccgtgcacaaagcgaggtccatacagaaacggtttgtcgagatcggtgtggaagaacttgactggcctgcacagaaccctgacctcaaccccatcaaactcctttgggatgaattgtaacgccgactgcgagccaggcctaatcacccaacatcagtgcccgacctaactaacgctcttgtggctgcatggaagcaagtccccacagcaatgttccaacatctagtggaaagccttcccagaagagtggaggctgttatagcagcaaagtggggaccaactccatattaatgcccctgattttggaatgagatgttcgacaagcaggtgtccacatacttttggtcatgtagtgtatattaagGATGTTGCGCTACATATAACATGTTATGGATTGAATGGCTGAGGTCAGGAGAGATATGGAGCTCTAGAAGAGGGCAGGTGAGTTATGACAACATTTATAGTCGCACACTATTTTTTTATTTGGGTCATTGGAGGATGATTTGGGTCACGGGGGGGACGGTCAATTTCTCATTTGGGTCTggagctctgctctgctctcctatgTTCTGTCTAGTtgaggttaggggtcagaggtcaggttcTCTGCACCAACAGTATGTAGTTGGGTTGATGGTGTTACCTGAAGATGTCTTACCTGTAGCAGTGATGTTGATGACACTAGAACGTCACTGGGTTGAGCACCAGTACATGTGGTGCTTCCACCTCACACCAGTACATGTGGTGCTTCCACCTCACACCAGTACATGTGGTGCTTCCACCTCACATCCTGTGTGTGATTCTCTAGGTATTGTGAATCTCTCTTGAGGTGAGGTGGGGTGGTGTTGACTGAACTGAAGTATTGATCCCAGCTGGTCTCTTTACAGTTCTACTGCCCCAGGGGACATCATGTTTCCTCCCTCACTCTGTTTTCCTCCGCTCCTAcccccaccccacctcccctTTTCGGGGGGGGTTCagtgagctagctagccagccaacagCAGTATAGATTCAGAAGGCTGGTTCCTGGTTCAGGCTGCGATGGCGTGGTGATGGCTTCTCCAGCTGGGGTGAGTTGGACCGGAGAGGGGGGTGAGTTGGAccggagaggggggagggaaaaTGACCCAATAAAACAACAGCAGAAAGAATCGGAGAGGAGGGAACAGGAGATTAAAGCATCAGTCAGTCACTACCCACCTGATcactggggtgggagaggggtagtggtggagagagggttaggagagagagggagaggggtagagg
This window contains:
- the LOC121549634 gene encoding cytoplasmic protein NCK1 isoform X1, with amino-acid sequence MTEEVIVIAKFDYLAQQDQELDIKKNERLWLLDDSKSWWRVRNATNKTGFVPSNYVERKNSARKASIVKNLKDTLGIGKVKRKTGTRDAASNADGDMYSDNGERLYDLNLPALVKFSYTAEREDELSLVKGTRVIVMEKCSDGWWRGGYQGCSGWFPSNYVTEDADGTAGGGGLGDPAGSLTEKLAAVVHSASNGNRVLHTVQALYPFSSGNDEELNFEKGEVMEVVEKPDNDPEWWKCRKADGQLGLVPKNYVTVLPPQQESTTQNASLGPAGPPTPDCDYISPATVGRFAGKQWYYGKVTRHQAEVALNQRGEEGDFLIRDSESSPNDFSISLKAQGKNKHFKVQLKDGLYCIGQRKFSTLEDLVEHYKKAPIFTSEQGDKLYLVKALAAS
- the LOC121549634 gene encoding cytoplasmic protein NCK1 isoform X2, translated to MDMANLFKHFFRIGKVKRKTGTRDAASNADGDMYSDNGERLYDLNLPALVKFSYTAEREDELSLVKGTRVIVMEKCSDGWWRGGYQGCSGWFPSNYVTEDADGTAGGGGLGDPAGSLTEKLAAVVHSASNGNRVLHTVQALYPFSSGNDEELNFEKGEVMEVVEKPDNDPEWWKCRKADGQLGLVPKNYVTVLPPQQESTTQNASLGPAGPPTPDCDYISPATVGRFAGKQWYYGKVTRHQAEVALNQRGEEGDFLIRDSESSPNDFSISLKAQGKNKHFKVQLKDGLYCIGQRKFSTLEDLVEHYKKAPIFTSEQGDKLYLVKALAAS